Proteins encoded together in one Amblyomma americanum isolate KBUSLIRL-KWMA chromosome 1, ASM5285725v1, whole genome shotgun sequence window:
- the LOC144116310 gene encoding uncharacterized protein LOC144116310 isoform X1, with the protein MYILWCCFLSFLFLLLQTGVLCGFPPDDLELMHSKLKSFRDSFPRVIDVDLQCSKEPVGKRREMPSSKGKKKYRTEAVDLVNEAIIEQCGTELEQNEEVRQKTAELQDALHRKEKELKRLRKELREANELNQRLTSALLDKIEVARATTQPEGTVIAEVVMASSLDADSGLPKEMLCDAPSSAGDSHGNETADLPLEEGHKEMIEKPVALFEAVDGQVLIGPQLWMPAAKWIYVMKNTSDAKCCLEVARHLWTLSEASERSLTGQQCRSIATAARKLPATPEKVEVMKNCLAYFVDQHPVPELPKDHRVAAVRKHLRSFLWRQPAKARGCGVLLHLVTPKPMNCSNTQTSELTLAARQRGCN; encoded by the exons ATGTACATACTGTGGTGCTGTtttctatcatttttatttctgcTATTGCAAACTGGTGTGCTTTGTGGTTTTCCTCCAGATGATCTCGAGCTCATGCATTCGAAGCTTAAAAGCTTTCGGGACTCCTTTCCGAGAGTGATAGATGTCGACTTGCAATGCAGCAAGGAACCAGTCGGCAAGAGAAGG GAGATGCCTAGTAGCAAAGGCAAAAAGAAGTACAGAACGGAGGCTGTTGACCTCGTAAATGAGGCCATAATAGAGCAGTGTGGCACCGAATTGGAG CAGAATGAGGAAGTTCGGCAAAAAACAGCGGAGCTTCAAGATGCTTTACATCGCAAAGAAAAAGAACTGAAAAGGCTCCGGAAGGAACTACGCGAAGCCAATGAATTAAACCAGCGCCTTACAAGTGCCCTTCTGGATAAGATTG AGGTTGCACGAGCTACAACTCAACCAGAAGGCACGGTCATTGCGGAGGTTGTAATGGCTTCCTCTTTGGATGCGG ACAGTGGCCTTCCAAAAGAAATGTTGTGTGATGCACCCAGTAGCGCAG GGGACAGTCATGGAAATGAGACTGCTGACCTGCCTCTTGAAGAAGGCCACAAGGAGATGATTGAGAAGCCTGTAGCCCTGTTTGAAGCTGTGGATGGACAG GTGCTAATAGGACCACAGCTATGGATGCCTGCTGCAAAGTGGATATATGTAATGAAGAACACAAGCGACGCAAAGTGTTGCCTTGAGGTGGCACGGCATTTGTGGACATTAAGTGAGGCTTCTGAGCGCAGCCTTACTGGGCAACAGTGCCGCTCCATCGCGACTGCAGCCAGAAAGCTACCTGCCACACCAGAGAAGGTGGAAGTGATGAAGA ATTGCCTGGCTTATTTCGTCGATCAACATCCTGTGCCGGAACTGCCGAAGGACCACCGAGTGGCTGCTGTGCGGAAGCACCTGCGCAGCTTCTTATGGAGGCAGCCCGCCAAGGCAAGAGGGTGCGGGGTGCTGCTGCACCTCGTGACACCCAAACCAATGAATTGCAGCAACACCCAAACCAGTGAACTGACGCTGGCCGCCAGGCAAAGAGGGTGTAACTGA
- the LOC144116310 gene encoding uncharacterized protein LOC144116310 isoform X2 translates to MYILWCCFLSFLFLLLQTGVLCGFPPDDLELMHSKLKSFRDSFPRVIDVDLQCSKEPVGKRREMPSSKGKKKYRTEAVDLVNEAIIEQCGTELENEEVRQKTAELQDALHRKEKELKRLRKELREANELNQRLTSALLDKIEVARATTQPEGTVIAEVVMASSLDADSGLPKEMLCDAPSSAGDSHGNETADLPLEEGHKEMIEKPVALFEAVDGQVLIGPQLWMPAAKWIYVMKNTSDAKCCLEVARHLWTLSEASERSLTGQQCRSIATAARKLPATPEKVEVMKNCLAYFVDQHPVPELPKDHRVAAVRKHLRSFLWRQPAKARGCGVLLHLVTPKPMNCSNTQTSELTLAARQRGCN, encoded by the exons ATGTACATACTGTGGTGCTGTtttctatcatttttatttctgcTATTGCAAACTGGTGTGCTTTGTGGTTTTCCTCCAGATGATCTCGAGCTCATGCATTCGAAGCTTAAAAGCTTTCGGGACTCCTTTCCGAGAGTGATAGATGTCGACTTGCAATGCAGCAAGGAACCAGTCGGCAAGAGAAGG GAGATGCCTAGTAGCAAAGGCAAAAAGAAGTACAGAACGGAGGCTGTTGACCTCGTAAATGAGGCCATAATAGAGCAGTGTGGCACCGAATTGGAG AATGAGGAAGTTCGGCAAAAAACAGCGGAGCTTCAAGATGCTTTACATCGCAAAGAAAAAGAACTGAAAAGGCTCCGGAAGGAACTACGCGAAGCCAATGAATTAAACCAGCGCCTTACAAGTGCCCTTCTGGATAAGATTG AGGTTGCACGAGCTACAACTCAACCAGAAGGCACGGTCATTGCGGAGGTTGTAATGGCTTCCTCTTTGGATGCGG ACAGTGGCCTTCCAAAAGAAATGTTGTGTGATGCACCCAGTAGCGCAG GGGACAGTCATGGAAATGAGACTGCTGACCTGCCTCTTGAAGAAGGCCACAAGGAGATGATTGAGAAGCCTGTAGCCCTGTTTGAAGCTGTGGATGGACAG GTGCTAATAGGACCACAGCTATGGATGCCTGCTGCAAAGTGGATATATGTAATGAAGAACACAAGCGACGCAAAGTGTTGCCTTGAGGTGGCACGGCATTTGTGGACATTAAGTGAGGCTTCTGAGCGCAGCCTTACTGGGCAACAGTGCCGCTCCATCGCGACTGCAGCCAGAAAGCTACCTGCCACACCAGAGAAGGTGGAAGTGATGAAGA ATTGCCTGGCTTATTTCGTCGATCAACATCCTGTGCCGGAACTGCCGAAGGACCACCGAGTGGCTGCTGTGCGGAAGCACCTGCGCAGCTTCTTATGGAGGCAGCCCGCCAAGGCAAGAGGGTGCGGGGTGCTGCTGCACCTCGTGACACCCAAACCAATGAATTGCAGCAACACCCAAACCAGTGAACTGACGCTGGCCGCCAGGCAAAGAGGGTGTAACTGA
- the LOC144116310 gene encoding uncharacterized protein LOC144116310 isoform X3, with the protein MHSKLKSFRDSFPRVIDVDLQCSKEPVGKRREMPSSKGKKKYRTEAVDLVNEAIIEQCGTELEQNEEVRQKTAELQDALHRKEKELKRLRKELREANELNQRLTSALLDKIEVARATTQPEGTVIAEVVMASSLDADSGLPKEMLCDAPSSAGDSHGNETADLPLEEGHKEMIEKPVALFEAVDGQVLIGPQLWMPAAKWIYVMKNTSDAKCCLEVARHLWTLSEASERSLTGQQCRSIATAARKLPATPEKVEVMKNCLAYFVDQHPVPELPKDHRVAAVRKHLRSFLWRQPAKARGCGVLLHLVTPKPMNCSNTQTSELTLAARQRGCN; encoded by the exons ATGCATTCGAAGCTTAAAAGCTTTCGGGACTCCTTTCCGAGAGTGATAGATGTCGACTTGCAATGCAGCAAGGAACCAGTCGGCAAGAGAAGG GAGATGCCTAGTAGCAAAGGCAAAAAGAAGTACAGAACGGAGGCTGTTGACCTCGTAAATGAGGCCATAATAGAGCAGTGTGGCACCGAATTGGAG CAGAATGAGGAAGTTCGGCAAAAAACAGCGGAGCTTCAAGATGCTTTACATCGCAAAGAAAAAGAACTGAAAAGGCTCCGGAAGGAACTACGCGAAGCCAATGAATTAAACCAGCGCCTTACAAGTGCCCTTCTGGATAAGATTG AGGTTGCACGAGCTACAACTCAACCAGAAGGCACGGTCATTGCGGAGGTTGTAATGGCTTCCTCTTTGGATGCGG ACAGTGGCCTTCCAAAAGAAATGTTGTGTGATGCACCCAGTAGCGCAG GGGACAGTCATGGAAATGAGACTGCTGACCTGCCTCTTGAAGAAGGCCACAAGGAGATGATTGAGAAGCCTGTAGCCCTGTTTGAAGCTGTGGATGGACAG GTGCTAATAGGACCACAGCTATGGATGCCTGCTGCAAAGTGGATATATGTAATGAAGAACACAAGCGACGCAAAGTGTTGCCTTGAGGTGGCACGGCATTTGTGGACATTAAGTGAGGCTTCTGAGCGCAGCCTTACTGGGCAACAGTGCCGCTCCATCGCGACTGCAGCCAGAAAGCTACCTGCCACACCAGAGAAGGTGGAAGTGATGAAGA ATTGCCTGGCTTATTTCGTCGATCAACATCCTGTGCCGGAACTGCCGAAGGACCACCGAGTGGCTGCTGTGCGGAAGCACCTGCGCAGCTTCTTATGGAGGCAGCCCGCCAAGGCAAGAGGGTGCGGGGTGCTGCTGCACCTCGTGACACCCAAACCAATGAATTGCAGCAACACCCAAACCAGTGAACTGACGCTGGCCGCCAGGCAAAGAGGGTGTAACTGA